The following proteins are encoded in a genomic region of Leptospira yasudae:
- the hemG gene encoding protoporphyrinogen oxidase codes for MATQQPDHIIVGAGFTGLLYATLSVLKGESVLIYEKKNRSGGLIQSIRTPFGLVETAANGILNSYRLEELASALGLEILPTLKASRKRYIWKNGAPRRLPLSFWGALRALYGMFRISAGIEQGESVYQWGNRVLGEDAVKSILEPGLAGVYAGNLKEMSAELVIGRFVASDEPLWKNLQKLFQKRKSEPKVPKQRKGTVSFRGGLGELLSAMEAKIKSSPNSKILQSEEPPALSALRKKYPKARITLACGLESTLKILSASVPVFKRYEKVCRTLGVVTATRFGHESLLGNKTGFGILFPPEAGLRARGVLINSSIFAGRVADGYDSETFIFGGALDTEISKLKENEIVAILEEDRKKIAVQNGVPVNHYVTIWKSALPVYDSALLAFNQELDRSLPEGVYAEGNFRYGIGLSSILERAWNVMRNRHAR; via the coding sequence GTGGCAACACAACAACCGGATCATATCATCGTCGGCGCCGGATTTACCGGACTTCTTTACGCCACTCTCTCGGTCTTAAAGGGAGAATCGGTTCTAATCTACGAAAAGAAAAATCGCTCGGGAGGATTGATTCAATCCATCCGCACTCCGTTCGGTCTTGTGGAAACCGCCGCGAACGGAATCTTAAATTCGTATCGATTGGAAGAATTGGCTTCCGCATTAGGACTGGAAATCCTTCCCACGCTCAAAGCGTCTCGGAAACGTTATATTTGGAAAAACGGCGCTCCGAGAAGACTTCCTCTTTCTTTTTGGGGCGCCTTACGCGCATTATACGGGATGTTCCGAATCTCCGCGGGAATCGAACAAGGAGAATCGGTCTATCAATGGGGAAACCGTGTATTGGGTGAAGACGCGGTAAAAAGCATACTTGAGCCTGGACTTGCGGGAGTATATGCGGGAAATCTAAAGGAGATGTCCGCGGAGTTGGTGATCGGCAGGTTCGTCGCATCGGATGAACCTCTTTGGAAGAATTTGCAGAAGCTTTTTCAAAAAAGAAAATCGGAACCCAAGGTTCCGAAACAAAGAAAAGGGACCGTGAGTTTTCGAGGAGGTTTGGGGGAATTGTTAAGCGCCATGGAAGCGAAAATCAAGTCCTCTCCGAATTCCAAGATTTTACAGTCCGAAGAGCCCCCTGCCCTATCGGCTTTGCGAAAAAAATATCCGAAAGCCAGAATCACGTTGGCCTGCGGTTTGGAATCCACGTTGAAAATTTTATCCGCGAGCGTTCCCGTTTTCAAACGATACGAAAAGGTATGCAGAACGTTAGGGGTCGTCACCGCCACACGCTTCGGACACGAATCTCTTCTCGGAAACAAAACGGGATTCGGTATTTTATTTCCACCCGAAGCGGGACTTCGTGCGCGAGGCGTTCTGATCAATTCTTCGATTTTTGCGGGAAGAGTTGCGGACGGGTATGATTCGGAAACGTTCATCTTCGGCGGAGCGCTGGATACGGAAATTTCCAAACTCAAAGAGAATGAAATCGTTGCGATTTTGGAAGAGGATCGGAAAAAAATCGCGGTTCAAAACGGAGTTCCGGTCAATCATTACGTGACGATCTGGAAATCCGCGCTCCCGGTCTATGATTCCGCATTATTAGCGTTCAATCAGGAGTTGGATCGAAGTTTGCCCGAAGGCGTATATGCCGAAGGAAATTTTCGATACGGAATCGGTCTCAGTTCCATCTTAGAAAGGGCGTGGAACGTTATGCGAAACCGTCATGCTCGCTGA
- a CDS encoding sensor histidine kinase, with protein MSSLWKNTRILFAIVWLLATVSLGIWWFLLGLKLTNTVAGLSSKLDASAASENLLLLERQSRMIKMEGTFFLLMLFLGGATLIWFSYRETRRNKMIHDFFSTVTHEMKTPLASLRLQAESLQEELPNHHESKLLQRLLMDSVRIESQMNRAMYLASLTRSEILYIEKTNVREIFLSIGADFPELKIDLHSLENVFVFADRKALESIFKNLAENSLKHGKATSLSVRSERQRPGQVLISIVDDGSGFDGKYKGLGVPFYRHGSSSGTGIGLYIIKKLMNKMKGSMKIVPQEIGFRVDLILPGAPQ; from the coding sequence ATGTCTTCTCTTTGGAAAAATACGAGAATTCTTTTCGCGATCGTTTGGCTGCTTGCCACGGTTTCTTTGGGAATTTGGTGGTTTCTGCTCGGACTCAAACTGACGAATACGGTTGCGGGGCTCAGTTCCAAACTCGACGCGTCCGCCGCTTCCGAAAATCTTCTTCTGCTCGAGCGACAAAGCAGAATGATCAAGATGGAAGGAACGTTTTTTCTTCTGATGTTGTTTTTGGGCGGCGCGACTTTGATTTGGTTTTCTTATCGGGAAACGCGTAGAAACAAAATGATCCACGACTTTTTTTCCACGGTGACGCACGAGATGAAAACCCCTCTAGCGAGTCTTCGTCTGCAGGCGGAAAGTCTTCAGGAAGAATTGCCCAATCATCACGAGAGCAAACTGCTTCAAAGATTGCTTATGGATTCGGTGAGAATCGAATCGCAGATGAATCGCGCGATGTATCTCGCAAGTCTGACAAGATCCGAAATTCTTTATATAGAAAAAACGAACGTGCGCGAAATCTTTCTTTCGATCGGAGCGGATTTCCCCGAACTCAAAATCGATCTGCACTCTTTGGAAAACGTTTTCGTATTCGCGGATCGAAAGGCCCTCGAAAGTATTTTTAAAAATCTTGCGGAGAACTCCTTGAAACACGGAAAGGCGACCTCGCTTTCGGTGCGTTCCGAACGGCAAAGACCCGGACAAGTTCTGATATCGATAGTCGACGACGGAAGCGGTTTCGACGGAAAATACAAAGGACTGGGCGTTCCCTTTTACAGACACGGAAGTTCGAGCGGAACCGGAATCGGATTGTATATCATAAAAAAACTGATGAATAAAATGAAAGGTTCGATGAAAATCGTTCCTCAAGAAATCGGATTCAGAGTGGACCTGATTCTTCCGGGGGCGCCGCAATGA
- the hemN gene encoding oxygen-independent coproporphyrinogen III oxidase, translated as MMSAKELIAKYDIPAPRYTSYPTVPYWSENPSTEEWLDKVRNRLTPENSSLALYLHLPFCETLCSFCGCNTSITKNHSVEEPYIDAILAEFSNYLKEVPEIGQRELKELHLGGGTPTYLAEKNLELLLDSILKKMNVVSAPEFSLEVDPRRTRDTQLKLLHDFGFRRVSLGVQDFDPEVQRLINRTQPFEMTERITDLSRKLGYTSVNFDLIYGLPQQNLESMKHTVQKTLELRPDRIAFYSYAHVPWIKAAQRLFTEADLPSGSEKRELYEVSRELFLKAGYIEIGMDHFALESDSLSEAAKNGTLHRNFMGYTTRTTDMLLGLGVSAISDSWDCFHQNEKIVKKYQKRIHEDRFATLRGHKLDGEDLVQRSLILQLSTTGKVIVPEQILQDVRLYLTSMEDDTLIRWEGNLLSLTEKGWPFLRNVCTGLDLRLRRKSPESRVFSRSI; from the coding sequence ATGATGAGCGCAAAAGAACTGATCGCAAAGTATGACATACCGGCTCCTCGTTACACGAGCTACCCTACCGTTCCCTATTGGTCCGAAAATCCAAGCACGGAAGAATGGCTGGATAAGGTTCGAAATCGTTTAACGCCGGAGAATTCTTCCCTGGCCTTGTATCTTCATCTTCCTTTTTGCGAAACTCTCTGTTCCTTTTGCGGATGCAACACTTCGATCACGAAGAATCATTCGGTGGAGGAGCCGTATATCGATGCGATTCTTGCGGAGTTTTCCAATTATCTGAAAGAAGTTCCCGAAATCGGACAAAGAGAACTCAAAGAACTGCATCTCGGGGGAGGCACTCCGACGTATCTCGCGGAAAAAAATCTCGAACTTCTTCTCGATTCCATATTAAAAAAGATGAATGTTGTTTCCGCGCCGGAATTCTCCTTGGAAGTGGATCCGAGAAGAACCAGAGATACGCAGCTGAAACTTCTCCATGACTTCGGATTCAGAAGAGTCAGTCTCGGCGTTCAGGATTTCGATCCCGAAGTTCAAAGACTCATCAACCGCACGCAGCCTTTCGAAATGACCGAGCGTATCACGGATCTTTCCAGAAAACTCGGATATACTTCCGTGAACTTCGATCTGATTTACGGATTGCCGCAGCAAAATCTCGAGAGCATGAAACATACGGTTCAGAAAACTCTCGAACTGCGTCCGGATCGAATCGCATTCTACAGCTACGCGCACGTTCCTTGGATCAAAGCGGCGCAGAGACTGTTCACCGAGGCCGATCTTCCGTCCGGTTCCGAAAAACGCGAGTTATACGAAGTGTCGAGAGAACTATTTCTAAAGGCGGGGTATATCGAAATCGGAATGGATCATTTCGCTTTGGAATCGGATTCACTTTCCGAAGCCGCAAAGAACGGAACCTTGCATCGAAATTTTATGGGTTATACGACCCGAACAACGGACATGCTTTTAGGGTTGGGTGTTTCCGCGATTTCGGATAGTTGGGATTGTTTCCATCAAAACGAGAAAATTGTCAAAAAATATCAAAAAAGAATTCACGAAGACCGATTTGCCACTTTGAGAGGACATAAGCTGGACGGTGAAGATTTGGTACAAAGATCGTTAATTCTGCAATTATCGACGACCGGAAAGGTTATAGTACCGGAGCAAATTTTGCAGGATGTAAGGCTGTATTTGACCTCCATGGAGGACGATACTTTAATTAGATGGGAAGGAAATCTTCTCTCTTTGACCGAAAAGGGTTGGCCCTTTCTGAGGAACGTTTGTACGGGTTTGGATCTCCGATTGCGGAGAAAAAGCCCGGAATCGAGAGTTTTTTCGAGATCGATTTAG
- the hemH gene encoding ferrochelatase: MKNRILLVNLGGPRNTSEIEKFLIDLFEDPYVFDLPLPEWIRKALGRWIAKRRAPKVAKTYESMGFGGGSPLVSETQKQAQAIAKALEKITGETWEGDVAMTCGYPDIRTFDVERLTPTKRNILLPLYPHFSRSTVLSTAKLVEQTVQVCPIGKEGWVPPFHASPEYLEAIRDLILDFFQGRLNKKEFLHSDSFQAVSNWETIDLVFSAHGIPMRLIQKGDRYREEIETNAENLKRLLRAKGFQGKCHVSFQSRVGPSKWTEPNTIHKLEELGKNGVKRVAVYPISFVGDHLETLEEIGEQLKEIAHENGITEYFRIPAPGIYGKFIEAIAKLSLESTRLQKQECICKQRGGYIPKTGECSAQRA, from the coding sequence TTGAAGAACCGAATTCTACTCGTCAATCTCGGCGGACCGCGGAACACGTCGGAGATCGAAAAATTCCTGATCGATCTTTTCGAAGATCCTTATGTATTCGATCTTCCTCTTCCCGAATGGATCCGAAAGGCGCTGGGAAGATGGATCGCAAAAAGAAGAGCGCCCAAGGTCGCAAAGACATACGAGTCGATGGGATTCGGCGGAGGTTCTCCTCTCGTATCCGAAACGCAGAAGCAAGCGCAAGCGATCGCAAAAGCCCTCGAAAAAATCACAGGCGAAACTTGGGAAGGCGATGTCGCGATGACCTGCGGCTATCCGGACATCAGAACGTTCGATGTGGAACGTCTCACCCCCACAAAACGGAATATTCTGCTTCCTTTATATCCTCATTTTTCCAGATCCACCGTATTGAGCACCGCAAAGCTCGTGGAACAAACAGTTCAAGTATGTCCGATCGGAAAAGAAGGCTGGGTTCCGCCGTTTCACGCGTCCCCCGAATATCTGGAAGCGATCCGGGATTTGATTCTCGATTTTTTTCAAGGCCGATTGAACAAGAAAGAATTCCTACATTCGGATTCGTTTCAAGCGGTATCGAACTGGGAAACGATCGATCTCGTCTTCAGTGCTCACGGAATTCCGATGCGTTTGATCCAAAAAGGCGACCGTTATCGCGAAGAGATCGAAACGAATGCAGAAAATTTAAAACGACTTCTCCGGGCGAAAGGATTTCAAGGAAAATGCCACGTTTCGTTTCAGAGTAGGGTAGGGCCTTCCAAGTGGACCGAACCGAATACGATCCACAAACTTGAAGAACTCGGGAAAAACGGAGTCAAACGGGTCGCGGTTTATCCGATCAGTTTCGTCGGCGATCACCTGGAAACATTGGAAGAAATCGGAGAACAACTCAAAGAAATCGCTCATGAAAACGGAATTACCGAATACTTCCGCATCCCTGCGCCCGGTATATACGGAAAATTCATCGAAGCGATCGCCAAACTCAGCTTGGAATCGACTCGATTGCAGAAACAAGAATGTATCTGCAAACAGCGCGGCGGTTATATTCCCAAAACGGGAGAATGCTCCGCTCAGCGAGCATGA
- a CDS encoding ParA family protein, which yields MNSKTLTTRQILDEYEISSEEEFLSKVKEWKIPSLGKGKYDRETIEKYFQKAHRDVFDSTIIAVSNQKGGEGKTTVSVCLAEALSKSAPVLLVDWDAQANITQLFFGSVERSVFHSLGYRGDEPVPVKDLLVQLAPGLDLLPSSIHLANFTTPYERDDFELLKDALKPVRSSYKYIIIDCPPSLGLILENALIAADHVLIPIQTRAFSVQGLKDLHATILKIKKKANPSLNLLGAVLNQYEDARALAGLADAIRKYFEVFKTVVYRRESIPQAQAKKKLLGEYDGKAMQMFSSLAEEVMEKIANG from the coding sequence ATGAATTCCAAAACTCTAACAACCCGACAGATCTTAGATGAATACGAAATTTCTTCGGAAGAGGAATTTTTATCGAAAGTGAAGGAATGGAAAATTCCTTCCTTGGGCAAAGGAAAATACGATCGGGAAACGATCGAAAAATATTTTCAAAAGGCGCATCGGGACGTCTTTGATTCGACGATCATCGCCGTTTCCAATCAGAAAGGCGGAGAGGGGAAAACGACCGTCTCCGTTTGTCTTGCGGAAGCCCTGTCCAAATCCGCGCCGGTCCTTCTCGTGGATTGGGACGCTCAGGCGAATATCACTCAGCTTTTTTTCGGTTCGGTGGAGAGATCCGTTTTTCATTCTCTCGGCTACAGAGGCGACGAGCCGGTTCCGGTTAAGGATCTTTTGGTTCAGCTCGCGCCGGGTTTGGACCTTCTTCCTTCTTCGATTCATCTTGCGAACTTTACGACTCCCTATGAAAGGGATGATTTCGAATTGCTAAAGGACGCACTCAAGCCGGTGCGTTCGAGCTACAAATATATCATCATCGATTGTCCTCCGTCCCTGGGCCTGATTTTGGAGAACGCTTTGATCGCCGCGGATCACGTTTTGATTCCGATTCAAACCAGGGCGTTCAGCGTTCAGGGTTTGAAGGATCTTCACGCCACCATTCTCAAGATCAAGAAGAAGGCGAATCCTTCCCTCAATCTTTTGGGCGCGGTTTTAAATCAATACGAGGATGCCCGCGCGCTGGCGGGTCTTGCGGACGCGATCCGGAAGTATTTCGAGGTTTTCAAGACCGTCGTCTACAGAAGGGAATCGATTCCTCAGGCGCAGGCGAAGAAGAAACTTTTGGGAGAATACGACGGCAAGGCGATGCAGATGTTTTCTTCCTTGGCGGAAGAAGTGATGGAGAAGATTGCAAATGGCTAA
- a CDS encoding LA_0442/LA_0875 N-terminal domain-containing protein has protein sequence MGRPALTSLLRKLILTFCLFFLGIVSVSAETVLLHEGGSFRGKVITQNQKTITVQTKEGKRVIAKKEILKVIYKDIDEEEEERIRNAEIKRLEDEKLTKQRNLDLKKQQEEEERLRKEREEAEKNKPLPPPPPPKPAVSKAGALGRSAILPGWGQWASGRKFAAVIYPTLFLAAGYAVYENNRKYLVAKKDYESFGNPYSTDSITLAAIGVANPNLSPVITDPVALYVYNQEFSPYQSKRETVDKAYKNLQTSIGVLAGIYLINLADAYIFGGQISSKVGFSDGSSKGLILDYNPMANSGILNGGATSSTLESKYTFGYRFQF, from the coding sequence ATGGGAAGGCCCGCGTTGACATCGTTATTAAGAAAACTTATTTTAACCTTCTGCTTATTCTTTTTAGGAATCGTTTCCGTTTCGGCCGAGACTGTTCTATTACACGAGGGCGGAAGTTTTCGCGGTAAGGTAATCACGCAAAATCAGAAGACGATTACGGTTCAAACCAAAGAAGGCAAACGGGTTATCGCCAAAAAAGAAATCTTAAAAGTAATCTATAAAGATATCGACGAAGAAGAGGAAGAAAGAATCCGAAACGCCGAGATCAAACGTTTGGAAGACGAGAAACTCACAAAACAAAGAAACCTCGATCTCAAAAAGCAGCAGGAAGAGGAAGAGCGCCTTAGAAAGGAAAGAGAAGAAGCGGAAAAGAACAAACCGCTTCCTCCTCCGCCTCCTCCAAAACCCGCCGTATCGAAAGCCGGAGCCTTGGGAAGATCCGCGATTCTTCCGGGCTGGGGACAGTGGGCGAGCGGAAGAAAGTTCGCTGCGGTCATCTATCCTACTCTTTTCTTGGCTGCGGGTTACGCGGTATATGAGAATAATCGCAAGTATCTCGTTGCTAAAAAAGATTACGAGAGCTTCGGAAATCCCTATTCGACGGATTCCATTACTCTGGCGGCGATCGGAGTCGCGAATCCGAATTTATCACCCGTCATCACAGATCCGGTTGCGTTGTATGTCTACAACCAGGAGTTCAGTCCGTATCAAAGCAAGCGCGAAACGGTAGACAAAGCGTATAAGAATCTTCAGACGAGCATAGGCGTGTTAGCCGGAATATATCTGATCAACTTAGCGGACGCGTATATCTTCGGCGGTCAGATTTCTTCCAAGGTGGGATTTTCGGACGGATCGTCGAAGGGATTGATCTTGGATTACAATCCGATGGCAAACTCCGGAATTCTAAACGGCGGAGCGACTTCTTCCACGCTTGAGTCCAAATACACCTTCGGATATAGATTCCAATTTTAA
- a CDS encoding uroporphyrinogen decarboxylase family protein: MSNKRYSNALSGIAQKIPPVWMMRQAGRYHKHYQALRQKHSFEELCKIPELAAEVAFGPVNEFDFDVSILFSDILFPLEALGMGLQYTDAGPNLSFAIRSEADLKKLKSVEDSIPFMQFQKDAMKLTRERIPKDKSVIGFVGGPWTLFTYAVSGKHEGNLALPKTLTNVRKEFLKTIVQFLKENIALQLEGGAELIMIFDTASGDLSPDFFEEIVLPGVKTLADAYPGKVGYYGRGTTTSHFDLIRNIPSLAGFGFDHRWDLRQVFRSEKRMIQGNFDQALLFMEGVEFKKTLINFLRPFRDLSPEERIGWVCGLGHGVMPKTPEDNVKTFVEIVRETFQ; encoded by the coding sequence ATGTCGAATAAGCGTTATTCAAACGCGTTAAGCGGAATCGCGCAAAAGATTCCTCCCGTATGGATGATGAGACAGGCGGGACGTTATCACAAACACTACCAGGCTCTCAGACAAAAACATTCTTTCGAAGAATTGTGTAAGATCCCCGAACTCGCGGCGGAAGTGGCGTTCGGCCCGGTGAACGAGTTCGACTTCGACGTCTCGATTCTTTTCTCCGATATTCTATTTCCTTTGGAAGCTTTGGGAATGGGTCTGCAATACACGGACGCGGGACCTAACTTGAGTTTTGCGATCCGATCGGAAGCCGATCTGAAAAAACTCAAATCCGTTGAAGATTCGATTCCCTTTATGCAATTTCAAAAGGACGCAATGAAGCTCACTCGGGAAAGAATTCCCAAAGATAAATCCGTGATCGGATTTGTGGGCGGTCCTTGGACCTTGTTTACATACGCCGTTTCCGGAAAACACGAAGGCAACCTAGCTTTGCCGAAAACATTGACAAATGTCAGAAAAGAATTTTTGAAAACGATAGTCCAATTCTTAAAAGAAAACATCGCTCTTCAATTGGAAGGCGGGGCCGAATTGATCATGATCTTTGATACGGCGAGCGGGGATTTATCTCCCGATTTTTTCGAAGAGATCGTCCTTCCCGGCGTAAAAACCTTGGCCGATGCTTATCCGGGAAAAGTCGGATATTATGGTAGGGGAACAACGACTTCGCACTTCGATTTAATCCGAAACATTCCTTCGCTTGCGGGATTCGGATTCGATCACAGATGGGATTTAAGACAGGTATTCCGCTCCGAAAAAAGAATGATTCAGGGGAATTTCGATCAGGCCTTGTTGTTTATGGAAGGCGTGGAATTTAAGAAAACTCTAATCAACTTTCTTCGTCCGTTCCGGGATCTTTCCCCAGAAGAACGGATCGGCTGGGTCTGCGGACTCGGACACGGAGTGATGCCCAAAACCCCCGAAGACAACGTAAAGACCTTCGTGGAAATCGTAAGAGAGACATTTCAATGA
- a CDS encoding putative porin: MNQNKQTIQSVLVVVAILLLSAASIEAQTANPMEIETPRVPQEKEKPFAEDEPFLKKLIRQSSFTILAGRNGGDNIFETGTKYANLSGLRGGSRITYERDFNYGGLGFTLRWKKWEADLNVKTTGRYVNAGEGRDEDFYLGDPTIERGTKISTREFSYYDTPYTFIGSRNFADGKGRLSMKQDRQSLILRRYFGDSDPDARKEGKGLFLTGGFQYTFMKYVLYDVFQYFDANPVFLNRIGLGLSLSYSTYEFPLGLGYRYSNAEWIFETSFSGVFWSGHFRDFHYQRALNFIGDVGGFGIDFNVSAGRIFGNYLVFLKLNEHRLFGDGHFRTKGGLSQNDILSQHLGQYKNYMNLKEWNVELSLTGFLY; this comes from the coding sequence ATGAATCAAAACAAACAAACGATCCAATCCGTTCTAGTTGTAGTCGCCATTCTCCTTCTATCCGCCGCTTCGATCGAAGCGCAAACCGCAAACCCGATGGAAATCGAAACTCCGAGGGTTCCGCAGGAAAAAGAAAAGCCGTTCGCGGAAGACGAACCTTTCCTCAAAAAACTGATCCGCCAATCTTCGTTTACGATTCTTGCGGGACGCAACGGCGGAGACAATATCTTCGAGACCGGAACGAAGTACGCCAACCTTTCCGGCTTGCGCGGCGGCTCGAGAATCACGTATGAGCGCGATTTTAATTACGGCGGACTCGGGTTCACCCTGCGATGGAAAAAATGGGAAGCCGATCTGAACGTCAAAACGACCGGACGTTACGTCAATGCGGGAGAAGGAAGGGACGAAGACTTCTATTTAGGCGACCCTACGATCGAAAGAGGAACAAAAATCTCCACACGGGAATTTTCATACTACGACACCCCTTACACGTTCATCGGATCTCGCAATTTCGCGGACGGGAAGGGACGCCTTTCGATGAAACAAGACAGACAATCCCTCATTCTCAGGAGATATTTCGGCGATTCCGATCCGGATGCGCGCAAAGAAGGGAAGGGACTTTTTCTTACGGGGGGCTTTCAATATACGTTTATGAAATACGTTCTCTACGATGTATTCCAATACTTCGACGCTAACCCCGTTTTTTTGAATCGGATCGGACTAGGATTGAGTCTTTCTTATTCGACCTATGAGTTCCCGCTCGGACTAGGATACAGATATTCGAACGCCGAATGGATTTTCGAAACTTCTTTTTCGGGAGTATTTTGGTCGGGACACTTTAGGGACTTCCATTATCAAAGAGCTCTGAACTTTATCGGAGACGTCGGCGGATTCGGAATCGATTTCAACGTATCGGCGGGAAGAATTTTCGGCAATTATTTGGTCTTCTTGAAACTCAACGAACACCGGCTTTTCGGAGACGGTCATTTTCGAACCAAAGGCGGACTCAGTCAAAACGATATTCTTTCCCAACACTTAGGTCAATATAAGAATTATATGAACCTCAAGGAATGGAACGTCGAACTTTCCCTTACTGGTTTTTTATACTGA
- a CDS encoding ParB/RepB/Spo0J family partition protein yields the protein MAKRSDFAGMDLLTAFGEKESSKAEIALSDISPNPTQPRVFGREDVSDLVESMKRLGLIEPIVVKKQGKKYQIVAGERRYQAAKILKWDTIPSIETSASEERCFEMALAENEKRKSLNPWEVGRAIQFLRKEKRKTAEEVAKVLGFTERYVKQLSSIARLDQKSVADLLKSGKDASVKNLEELLKQKEGRGGEMISPRKSAPAKVVLQLGKLTSQQREKFLKELSSLKKKYGLKD from the coding sequence ATGGCTAAACGTTCTGACTTCGCGGGTATGGATCTTCTTACCGCGTTCGGAGAAAAAGAATCCTCCAAAGCGGAGATCGCTCTTTCCGATATTTCACCCAATCCGACGCAGCCGAGGGTTTTCGGAAGAGAAGACGTTTCCGATTTGGTCGAGTCGATGAAACGCCTCGGCCTGATCGAGCCGATTGTTGTCAAAAAGCAGGGTAAGAAGTATCAGATCGTCGCGGGCGAAAGAAGATACCAAGCCGCCAAAATTTTAAAGTGGGATACGATTCCCTCGATCGAAACTTCCGCCTCGGAAGAAAGATGTTTTGAAATGGCCCTCGCGGAAAACGAAAAGCGCAAAAGCTTAAATCCTTGGGAAGTCGGCCGGGCGATTCAGTTTTTAAGAAAAGAAAAGCGTAAAACCGCCGAAGAGGTCGCGAAAGTTCTCGGGTTCACCGAAAGATACGTGAAGCAGCTCAGTTCCATCGCGAGGCTCGACCAAAAGTCCGTCGCCGATCTTCTTAAATCCGGAAAAGACGCTTCCGTAAAAAATCTGGAAGAACTCTTAAAACAAAAAGAAGGCAGAGGGGGTGAAATGATTTCACCCCGAAAGTCGGCGCCGGCAAAAGTAGTTCTTCAACTCGGCAAACTCACTTCGCAGCAAAGGGAAAAATTCCTGAAGGAACTTTCCTCCCTTAAAAAGAAATACGGACTTAAAGACTAA
- a CDS encoding response regulator transcription factor has protein sequence MKAKLLLVEDDRSLGETLQERLQKEGYEVLWTVSAVSAKKLVKDEKPHLILLDVRLPDGDGFTLAEELKETKDCPPFLFLTAQAGAPERLRGFELGAEEFIPKPFHLKELLLRVKHVLESHKHSIEESRFFYKDYVLDFQGFQIKKGNEEIPLSKRDCALLHFLVAERERTVSRAEILDKLWGEESFPTNRTIDNSIVRLRQAFGEEGERVIRSVRGVGYQWTGELRNVE, from the coding sequence ATGAAAGCCAAACTCTTGTTAGTCGAAGACGACCGTTCTCTCGGGGAAACTTTGCAGGAACGACTTCAGAAAGAAGGATACGAAGTCCTTTGGACCGTATCCGCCGTTTCCGCAAAGAAATTAGTCAAAGACGAAAAACCGCATCTCATTCTTTTGGATGTGCGTTTGCCGGACGGAGACGGATTCACTCTTGCGGAAGAACTCAAAGAAACCAAGGATTGTCCTCCGTTTTTATTTTTAACCGCGCAAGCGGGCGCACCCGAACGGCTCCGCGGTTTTGAACTCGGCGCGGAAGAATTCATTCCGAAGCCGTTCCATCTCAAGGAGCTTCTTCTTCGAGTCAAACACGTATTAGAATCTCATAAACATTCCATAGAAGAATCCAGATTCTTTTATAAAGACTACGTCTTGGATTTTCAAGGATTTCAGATTAAAAAGGGAAACGAAGAAATCCCCCTTTCCAAACGAGACTGCGCTCTTCTTCACTTCTTGGTTGCGGAACGAGAACGCACCGTAAGTCGCGCGGAAATCTTGGACAAACTTTGGGGAGAAGAAAGTTTTCCCACAAACAGAACGATCGACAACTCGATCGTGCGGCTCAGGCAAGCCTTCGGAGAAGAAGGAGAACGAGTCATACGATCCGTACGAGGCGTCGGTTATCAATGGACCGGAGAATTAAGAAATGTCGAATAA
- a CDS encoding NADPH-dependent FMN reductase — MKLAIIAGPHRKVSQSAKVAGWIGKRLETLGHQAWILDLGNHKLPIWDDSFWDGGEYWDGIWKPIEAELKNADALVFVSPEYSGMASPGLKNFILYCNTATVGHKPVLIATVSASRGGAYPVAELRMSSYKNTKLCYIPEHIIVRDAEHVLNGPDSVSKEDSYLRDRIDFALKILVSYGDALKAVRDSGVTVKKEFANGM; from the coding sequence ATGAAACTCGCTATCATCGCCGGTCCTCACCGGAAGGTATCCCAGTCGGCAAAGGTGGCCGGATGGATCGGGAAACGTTTGGAAACGCTCGGGCATCAGGCTTGGATTTTGGATTTGGGAAATCATAAACTTCCTATTTGGGACGATTCCTTTTGGGACGGAGGAGAATACTGGGACGGGATTTGGAAACCGATCGAAGCAGAACTGAAAAACGCGGACGCACTCGTATTCGTTTCTCCGGAATATTCGGGAATGGCTTCCCCCGGTTTAAAGAATTTTATTCTTTATTGCAACACTGCGACGGTCGGCCACAAGCCGGTTTTAATCGCTACCGTTTCCGCGAGCCGGGGCGGCGCTTACCCCGTTGCTGAACTGAGAATGAGCAGCTACAAGAACACGAAGCTTTGTTATATCCCCGAACATATCATCGTGCGGGACGCGGAACACGTTTTAAACGGACCGGATTCGGTGAGCAAAGAGGATTCTTATCTGCGGGATCGAATCGATTTCGCTCTTAAAATTCTCGTGAGTTACGGCGATGCTTTGAAGGCGGTTCGCGATTCGGGCGTTACGGTTAAAAAGGAATTTGCGAACGGGATGTGA